The following are encoded in a window of Oreochromis aureus strain Israel breed Guangdong linkage group 10, ZZ_aureus, whole genome shotgun sequence genomic DNA:
- the LOC116332796 gene encoding collagenase 3-like, producing the protein MKTLTLSILLGLAVAVYCMPVSQITGQDESFAKNYLKKFFNLTEEEGPAVRRGISPLNKKLAEMQRFFGLKITGSLDADTLAMMKKPRCGVPDEQVARFSTFEDNLKWEKTSLTYRIENYTPDMSVAEVDDSIYKALQVWAKVTPLRFTRLYSGIADIMISFGRWEHGDYYPFDGPNEVLAHAFPPGPGIGGDAHFDEDETFTFRSSTGYVLFMVAAHEFGHSLGLSHSDDPGALMYPVYSYSNPDTFVLPRDDVNGIQFLYGPNPDSVEPGPTAPITPDACDSTMVLDAVATLRGEMLFFKDRLVWRKHPQFSTPQQTLIANYWPDAPVKIDAAYENQQSDHVLLFKGHKVWAFSGYDLVSGYPKPISSFGLPKTVKKVDAALYDEQSGKTLFFVGSEYYSYDEATKKMDEGFPKQVDETFLGMTSKVTAALQHGGYTYLYSGPQMFEYAMWSGRLYRVLRNSYFLPCTKY; encoded by the exons ATGAAGACTTTGACTCTGAGCATTCTGCTTGGTCTGGCAGTAGCAGTTTACTGCATGCCAGTATCTCAGATTACTGGACAAGATGAAAGTTTTGCAAAG AACTACCTGAAGAAATTCTTCAACCTCACAGAGGAGGAGGGTCCAGCTGTCAGAAGGGGCATCAGCCCACTGAACAAGAAGCTGGCTGAGATGCAGAGATTCTTTGGTCTCAAGATCACCGGGTCTCTGGATGCTGACACTTTGGCCATGATGAAGAAGCCCCGCTGTGGGGTTCCCGATGAACAGGTCGCTCGTTTCTCCACTTTTGAAGACAACCTCAAATGGGAGAAAACCAGCCTCACATACAG GATAGAGAACTACACACCTGACATGTCTGTGGCAGAGGTGGATGACTCCATATACAAAGCTCTGCAGGTGTGGGCCAAAGTCACTCCACTGAGGTTCACAAGGCTCTACAGCGGCATTGCTGATATTATGATCTCCTTTGGTCGCTGGG AACATGGTGATTATTACCCCTTTGATGGCCCTAATGAAGTTCTCGCCCACGCCTTTCCTCCCGGTCCTGGCATCGGAGGGGATGCCCATTTTGATGAAGATGAAACGTTCACGTTCCGCTCAAGCACAG GCTACGTCCTCTTTATGGTTGCTGCCCATGAATTTGGTCACTCTCTGGGCTTGTCTCACTCCGATGACCCTGGTGCTCTCATGTACCCAGTGTACTCATACAGTAACCCTGACACTTTTGTTCTTCCCCGGGATGATGTTAATGGCATCCAGTTCCTCTATG GTCCAAATCCAGATTCCGTTGAGCCTGGACCTACAGCCCCCATTACTCCTGATGCCTGTGATTCAACAATGGTTTTGGATGCTGTTGCCACACTGCGAGGAGAAATGCTCTTCTTCAAGGACAG ATTAGTGTGGCGCAAACACCCTCAGTTCAGCACACCTCAGCAAACTCTCATCGCAAATTACTGGCCCGATGCCCCTGTTAAAATTGATGCTGCTTATGAGAACCAACAATCAGATCATGTCTTACTTTTTAAAG GTCATAAGGTGTGGGCTTTCAGCGGCTATGATCTTGTAAGTGGCTATCCTAAACCAATATCCAGCTTTGGTCTGcccaaaacagtgaagaaagtTGATGCGGCCCTCTATGACGAACAAAGTGGGAAGACTCTGTTCTTTGTAGGCAGTGAATACTACAG TTATGATGAGGCCACAAAGAAGATGGATGAGGGATTCCCCAAACAGGTGGATGAGACCTTCTTGGGAATGACCTCCAAAGtgactgcagctctgcagcACGGAG GGTACACCTACCTCTACAGTGGACCACAAATGTTTGAGTATGCCATGTGGAGCGGGAGGCTGTACCGTGTGCTGAGGAACAGCTACTTCTTGCCCTGCACCAAATACTAG